A portion of the Bubalus kerabau isolate K-KA32 ecotype Philippines breed swamp buffalo chromosome 1, PCC_UOA_SB_1v2, whole genome shotgun sequence genome contains these proteins:
- the GDF2 gene encoding growth/differentiation factor 2, with the protein MCCGVLWVALPVLSLLACSALGKPLENRGRPSTGADAHRLLGGPGGEQEGVTFDLRMFLENMKVDFLRNLNLSGVPSQDRTRAEPPQYMIDLYNRYTTDKTSTPASNIVRSFSVEDAVSIATTEDFPFQKHILLFNISIPRHEQITRAELRLYLSCQSHMDSPHELKGNMVIYDVLDGAEVWDAPGGTKTFLVSQDIRDEGWETFEVSSAVKRWVRADSTKSKNKLEVTVESHRKGCDKLDISVPPGSKNLPFFVVFSNDRSNGTKETRLELREMISHEQESVLRKLSKNTVVEAGENKDEEEEDVRNHMPTESSLVRRKRSAAANNHCQKTSLRVNFEDIGWDSWIIAPKEYDAFECKGGCFFPLADDVTPTKHAIVKTLVHLKFPMKVGKACCVPTKLSPISILYKDDMGVPTLKYHYEGMSVAECGCR; encoded by the exons ATGTGCTGTGGGGTGCTCTGGGTGGCCCTGCCTGTGCTCTCCCTGCTGGCCTGCTCCGCCCTAGGGAAGCCACTGGAGAACCGGGGGCGGCCGTCCACTGGGGCAGATGCCCACCGCCTGCTAGGGGGGCCCGGCGGTGAGCAGGAGGGGGTCACCTTCGACCTGAGGATGTTCCTGGAGAACATGAAAGTGGATTTTCTGCGCAACCTCAACCTGAGTGGGGTCCCTTCTCAGGACAGAACCCGAGCCGAGCCACCGCAGTACATGATCGATCTATACAACAGATACACCACCGACAAGACGTCCACCCCTGCGTCAAACATTGTGCGGAGCTTCAGCGTGGAAG ATGCTGTCTCTATAGCCACCACAGAAGACTTCCCTTTCCAGAAGCACATCTTGCTCTTCAATATCTCCATTCCCAGGCATGAGCAGATCACCAGGGCCGAGCTCAGACTCTACCTCTCCTGTCAGAGTCACATGGACTCCCCACACGAGCTGAAAGGAAACATGGTCATTTATGACGTTCTGGATGGAGCTGAGGTCTGGGACGCTCCTGGGGGAACCAAGACCTTCCTGGTGTCTCAGGACATCCGGGACGAGGGCTGGGAGACCTTTGAGGTGTCCAGTGCCGTGAAGCGGTGGGTCCGGGCAGACTCCaccaagagcaaaaataaactgGAAGTGACGGTGGAGAGTCACAGGAAGGGCTGTGACAAGCTGGATATCAGTGTCCCCCCGGGATCCAAAAACCTGCCCTTCTTTGTCGTCTTCTCCAATGACCGCAGCAACGGGACTAAGGAGACCAGGCTGGAGCTCAGGGAGATGATCAGCCACGAGCAGGAGAGTGTGCTCAGGAAGTTGTCCAAGAACACCGTGGTGGAGGCAGGTGAGAAcaaagatgaggaggaggaggatgtgcGAAACCACATGCCCACGGAATCGTCTTTGGTCAGACGGAAGAGGAGTGCTGCGGCCAACAACCACTGTCAGAAGACCTCCCTGCGGGTGAACTTCGAGGACATCGGCTGGGACAGCTGGATCATTGCGCCCAAGGAGTATGATGCCTTTGAATGTAAAGGTGGCTGCTTCTTCCCCCTGGCCGACGATGTGACCCCAACGAAACATGCCATCGTGAAGACCCTGGTGCATCTCAAGTTCCCCATGAAGGTGGGCAAGGCCTGCTGTGTGCCCACCAAACTGAGCCCCATCTCCATCCTCTACAAGGATGACATGGGGGTCCCCACCCTCAAGTACCACTATGAAGGGATGAGCGTGGCAGAGTGTGGGTGTAGGTAG